A genomic region of Elaeis guineensis isolate ETL-2024a chromosome 9, EG11, whole genome shotgun sequence contains the following coding sequences:
- the LOC105051288 gene encoding regulator of nonsense transcripts UPF2 isoform X2, which produces MDELRSVNLSKFVSEAVAAICDAKLRTSDIQAAVQVCSLLHQRYKDFSPCLIQGLLKVFFPGKCGDDLDADKNMRAIKKRSTLKLLMELYFVGVVEDASIFVNIIKDLTSLEHLKDRDATQTNLSLLTSFARQGRYFLGLQLHQPGQEVHDEFFKGLNVTADQKKFFKKALHSYYDAVAELLQSEHNSLRMLELENAKILNAKGELSDENTTSYEKLRKSYDHLFRGVSSLAEALDMQPPVMPDDGHTTRLTTGVDVSSSASGKESSVLEPVWDDEDTRAFYESLPDLRAFVPAVLLGEAEPKSNEQHPKTAERQSESAVELDMEVQDIAEGCGDSEPLPEGKTEEKGKDKEDKEKEKLKDSEKEKLKEDTEKKGEGEKDKVKGLDGTSLDGLLQRLPGCVSRDLIDQLTVEFCYLNSKANRKKLVRALFNVPRTSLELLPYYSRMVATLSTCMKDVPTMLLSMLEEEFNFLINKKDQTNIETKIKNIRFIGELCKFKIAPAGLVFSCLKACLDDFTHHNIDVACNLLETCGRFLYRSPETTIRMANMLEIMMRLKNVKNLDPRHSTLVENAYYLCKPPERSARVSKVRPPLHQYIRKLLFSDLDKSTVEHVLRQLRKLPWAECEPYILKCFLKVHKGKYNHVHLIALLTAGLSRYHDEFAVAVVDEVLEEIRLGLELNDYGMQQRRLAHMRFLGELYNYEHIDSSVIFETLYLIIIFGHGTPEQDVLDPPEDCFRIRMIITLLQTCGHYFDRGSSKRKLDRFLIYFQRYVLSKGPIPLDIEFDIQDMFADLRPNMTRYSSIEEVNAALIEHEEHERMASIEKASSEKHSDSESQKGPSQTTNIKANGSSVANRMEENGRGHEEPPDSESYSDSGSVDQEGHEDEEDLLYEDKSDDRSEGDGDDEDDGGPIGSDEEDSVQVRQKLVEVDPKEEEEFDRELRALMQESLESRKLELRARPTLNMMIPMNVFEGSKDSRTIEGESGEETIDEEGGSGGGNNKVRVKVLVKKGNKQQTKQMYIPQDCSLVQSTKQKEAAELEEKQSIKRRILEYNEREEEESNGISSQAGNWMQVGSSGGSSRPVGRGNWDGAGRTGSRQRHHSSGGFYHGYGRRR; this is translated from the exons GTCTGCTCATTGCTTCATCAGAGATACAAAGACTTCTCTCCTTGCCTTATTCAGGGTCTCTTGAAAGTTTTCTTTCCAGGAAAATGTGGTGATGATTTAGATGCAGATAAAAACATGAGGGCAATAAAGAAGAGGAGCACTCTAAAACTTCTAATGGAACTTTATTTTGTTGGAGTTGTTGAGGATGCCAGCATTTTCGTAAATATTATTAAGGATCTTACTAGCTTGGAGCATTTAAAGGATCGGGATGCAACTCAGACAAATTTGTCCCTTCTTACAAGTTTTGCTCGACAAGGCAGATATTTCTTAGGGCTCCAGCTCCATCAGCCTGGACAAGAAGTTCATGATGAG TTCTTTAAGGGCCTCAATGTCACTGCAGATCAAAAGAAGTTCTTCAAGAAAGCATTGCACTCATATTATGATGCTGTAGCTGAACTACTTCAGTCTGAGCATAAT TCTCTTCGAATGCTGGAACTTGAGAATGCAAAGATCTTAAATGCTAAAGGGGAGCTCAGCGATGAGAATACAACTTCATATGAGAAGCTTAGGAAGTCTTATGATCACTTATTTCGTGGTGTCTCCTC TTTAGCTGAGGCCCTTGATATGCAACCTCCAGTAATGCCAGATGATGGGCACACTACTAGGTTAACCACAGGTGTAGATGTGTCATCTTCGGCTTCTGGTAAGGAGTCTTCTGTGCTTGAACCTGTGTGGGATGATGAAGATACAAGGGCATTTTATGAATCCTTACCTGATCTTAG AGCTTTTGTTCCTGCTGTATTATTGGGAGAAGCAGAACCAAAGTCTAATGAGCAACATCCAAAGACAGCAGAACGGCAAAGT GAATCTGCTGTGGAGCTGGACATGGAAGTGCAAGATATTGCTGAGGGCTGTGGAGACTCAGAACCTTTACCAGAGGGAAAAACAGAGGAAAAAGGTAAGGATAAAGAggacaaagaaaaggaaaagttgAAAgattctgaaaaagaaaaattgaaagagGACACAGAAAAAAAGGGGGAAGGTGAAAAAGATAAAGTTAAAGGCCTTGATGGCacaagcttggatggtctgttacagAGGCTTCCAGGTTGTGTGAGCCGTGATCTTATTGATCAGTTGACG GTAGAATTTTGCTACTTGAATTCAAAGGCAAATCGTAAGAAACTTGTCAGGGCTTTGTTCAATGTCCCTAGAACTTCCTTAGAATTACTGCCTTACTATTCTCGAATGGTAGCAACATTGTCGACATGTATGAAAGATGTTCCAACTATGCTTTTGTCAATGTTGGAAGAAGAGTTCAactttttgataaataaaaag GATCAAACAAACATTGAAACAAAGATAAAGAACATCAGGTTTATCGGAGAGCTTTGCAAATTTAAAATTGCACCTGCAGGCCTTGTTTTTAGTTGCTTGAAG GCCTGCTTAGATGACTTCACTCACCATAACATAGATGTTGCGTGCAATCTTCTTGAGACATGTGGCCGTTTTCTGTATCGATCTCCAGAAACAACAATACGTATGGCAAACATGTTGGAAATAATGATGCGTTTAAAGAATGTCAAAAATTTGGATCCACGTCATAGTACGCTGGTAGAAAATGCTTACTACTTGTGCAAACCACCTGAACGATCTGCTAGAGTTTCTAAAGTACGCCCTCCATTACATCAG TATATCAGGAAATTGCTTTTCTCAGATCTCGATAAGTCAACTGTTGAGCATGTTCTTAGGCAGTTGCGCAAGTTACCTTGGGCAGAATGTGAACCATATATCTTAAAGTGCTTTTTGAAGGTCCACAAGGGGAAGTACAATCATGTTCATCTGATTGCTTTGCTAACTGCAGGCCTCAGTCGCTATCATGATGAATTTGCAGTAGCAGTAGTGGATGAG GTTTTGGAGGAGATTAGGCTTGGGTTAGAATTGAATGATTATGGGATGCAGCAGCGGCGCCTTGCTCACATGCGATTCTTAGGAGAGCTATACAACTATGAGCATATTGATTCATCTGTAATTTTTGAAACATTATACTTGATTATCATTTTCGGCCATGGAACACCAGAA CAAGATGTACTGGATCCACCAGAAGACTGCTTCCGGATCAGGATGATAATAACACTTCTTCAGACATGTGGTCACTATTTTGATCGAGGTTCTTCAAAGAGGAAGCTTGatagatttttgatatattttcagaGATATGTCCTTAGCAAAGGTCCAATACCACTAGATATTGAGTTTGACATTCAG GATATGTTTGCTGATTTACGACCAAACATGACTCGATACTCATCCATCGAGGAAGTTAATGCAGCACTGATTGAACATGAAGAACATGAACGCATGGCCTCAATCGAGAAGGCCAGCAGTGAGAAACACTCTGATAGTGAATCCCAGAAAGGTCCATCCCAAACAACTAACATCAAAGCCAATGGCAGCAGTGTAGCAAACAGAATGGAGGAAAATGGCAGGGGCCATGAGGAACCGCCAGACAGTGAAAGCTATTCAGATAGTGGCAGCGTTGATCAGGAAGGCCATGAAGATGAGGAAGATCTGTTGTATGAGGACAAATCAGATGACAGATCTGAAGGGGATGGTGATGATGAAGATGATGGGGGACCCATTGgttctgatgaagaagacagtgtCCAGGTCAGGCAGAAGTTGGTGGAAGTTGATCCGAAGGAGGAAGAGGAATTTGACCGGGAGCTGAGAGCCCTGATGCAGGAGAGTTTGGAGTCTCGCAAATTAGAGCTACGGGCAAGGCCCACTCTGAACATGATGATACCAATGAATGTTTTTGAGGGTTCTAAAGATTCGAGGACCATTGAGGGGGAGAGTGGGGAGGAGACGATAGATGAGGAGGGTGGCAGCGGTGGAGGTAACAACAAGGTGAGAGTGAAGGTGCTTGTTAAGAAGGGGAACAAGCAGCAGACGAAGCAGATGTATATCCCTCAGGACTGCTCTCTTGTGCAGAGCACAAAGCAGAAAGAGGCTGCAGAGCTGGAGGAGAAGCAGAGCATTAAGCGGAGGATCCTGGAGTACAATGAGAGGGAAGAGGAGGAATCAAATGGGATTTCATCCCAGGCCGGAAACTGGATGCAAGTTGGGAGCAGTGGTGGTAGCAGTAGGCCGGTGGGTCGTGGCAATTGGGATGGTGCAGGAAGGACAGGATCACGGCAGCGGCATCATTCATCTGGTGGGTTTTATCATGGGTATGGCAGGAGGAGATGA